The DNA region TCTCGGCCTCCGGTCTGTTCACCGCCGAACGTCACGCGGCCGCGGCCGTCGGCTATGCCGTCGCGGTGATCGTCGGCTCCGTTGCCATCGCCGGTGGCGTGTTCCTGCTGCACCGCAAGGACGCCCACGAATTCTTCACCCGCTGATTCGCTAGGCTGACCCGACCATGACCGACCCACAAGCCGCGCCGTCACGGCGGCCGCGTCTGGTCGACATCGCGTTCTGGTGCTTCATCGTCGGCGCGGTCATCATGATCGTCGGCGGGTTGATGGCCGGGGCCACGGACTACGACACCGCCCGCGCCGTTCTGCCCAGCACTTTCTCCGATGACCAGGTGCAGAACTATCTGACCCTGTATCGCGCGAGCGGGATCGGTTCCGCGGTGGCCGGAGTTGCCCTCGCGTTCCTGGCTGGTCGCACTCGCCGGGGGGACGGTCGGTTCCGACTCGCGTTGCTCGGACTGGTGTTCGCGACGTTCGTGGTGGTCGTGATGCTGGCGCTCGGGTTCGGAGTCGCACAGCCGGTGGTGCTGCTGTCGCTGCTTCCCGTTCTCGTCGGGTCGGCCCTGCTCACCATGCCGGCGGCGCGCACCTGGTTCGAGTCGGAGGGGCACCTGTGACCGAGCCTGTCCAGCGCCCGGTGGCGACGCCCGAGGTGATCTTCTCCGAACCGGGCGCCAGCTGGCTGTGGCTGCTGGCCGGCCCCGCAGCGGGGGTGGCGATGGCGATGATCCAGCTCTCGGCCGGGTACGGGATTCAGCTGGTGGTGCCGGGCATCTTCTTCGTGCTCGTCTCCGGTTTCCTGGCGATCCAGGTCAAGGCCGCGAGGATCCACACCTCGGTCGAGTTGACCGTCGACACGTTGCGGCAGGGCGCCGAGACGATCCGGACGGACGACATCATCCGGATCTATCCGGAGGCCGCCGGTAGGGAGACGCCGAAGTGGCAGTACGCGCGGGCGCTCGGCGAGCTCACCGGGGTCCCGCGGGGCCGCACCGGGATCGGCGTGCGGTTGACCAACGACCGCACGGCGCAGGCCTGGGCGCGCAAGCATGAGCGGTTGCGGGCCGCGCTGACGAACCTGGTGGAGGAGCGCATTCCGCCGGAGCCGACGCCGTGACGTCGCGGAGGGCGGTGG from Mycobacterium sp. DL includes:
- a CDS encoding DUF3093 domain-containing protein; this translates as MTEPVQRPVATPEVIFSEPGASWLWLLAGPAAGVAMAMIQLSAGYGIQLVVPGIFFVLVSGFLAIQVKAARIHTSVELTVDTLRQGAETIRTDDIIRIYPEAAGRETPKWQYARALGELTGVPRGRTGIGVRLTNDRTAQAWARKHERLRAALTNLVEERIPPEPTP